The Glycine soja cultivar W05 chromosome 6, ASM419377v2, whole genome shotgun sequence genome has a window encoding:
- the LOC114415859 gene encoding uncharacterized protein LOC114415859 produces the protein MKRKYEGSVRVKRAQLQALRRDFETLAMKDGESVTTYFARTMEISNKMRFHGEKMTDVTIVEKILRSLTTNFNYVVCSIEESKDIDVLSIDELQSSLLVHEQKIHRSSTTEE, from the coding sequence ATGAAGAGAAAATATGAAGGCTCTGTTAGAGTGAAACGTGCACAGCTTCAAGCCTTGAGGAGAGATTTTGAGACACTGGCTATGAAGGATGGAGAATCTGTGACAACCTATTTTGCAAGAACAATGGAGATTAGTAACAAGATGCGGTTCCATGGCGAAAAGATGACAGATGTCACTATTGTTGAGAAGATTTTGCGCTCCCTAACAACAAATTTCAATTATGTTGTTTGCTCAATTGAAGAGTCAAAAGACATAGATGTGTTGTCTATTGATGAATTGCAAAGCTCCTTGTTGGTTCATGAACAGAAAATACATAGAAGCTCTACCACAGAGGAGTGA